The segment TTGCTCATGACCATTCCTTGGCTCTTGGGGTCCTTGCTTTTTATTTGGACCTTGCACTGCTGGCTTCAATTCTTGGCAGCGAGAAGAACACAAGAAAACTGCTGGGGCTCCTGGACATGTTCGTCGAGGAGATACGTGTTTGGAAGTAGGAACCGATCTTGAACAAGGCCCATTTTGTCTTGATTCTTTGATAAAAGTTAGTTGTCTAAGGAAACCATTGTGATCTGATTCACCACTGCCTGAGTGAGCAGAGGTCATGCGAACTAAATCTAGTCGATTGGCTGGTGAAATTCTTCTTCCTGATAACTGACTATTTTGCCTGCTAATGCTAGTAAGCTGGTTGGTTACCAAAGGTGAAATTGCTCTAGATGAATTCTGCATAAATGGTATTCTGACAGGAGATTTCTGGGTTTTGTTGTCAGCTGATCTTGGGTTTTGATTGGCTATGGAGATGCCTCTCGTTATGTCTGGTGGACTGTCTGGATCTGAGGTCAccgttttcttattttgtttaatgGTTTGGGTACCTGGGATTACATTTTTCTGAGGTTGCCTTGAGGGAGTTGAACTTTGAGATGAACCTGATGAAGAACTCTTTGGAATCCTTGCAGGAGGAGTCGAACTTCTCTTGGGTAATGACAACTGAGTAGAGTCACTAAGGTGGCCCAATCTGTGAAGGCTTCTGGAGCGATGTTGAGCTAAGGAAGGATTTTTTGGGGCATCAGGTTTAGGTGTCACCTTCTTAGGTGGTGGCCGCTGTGAAagtgttttctctttcttgggGGTGTATATCACTGTTCTGCCTCTTAAAACTACAGGCAAGTTTGCTACTGGTTTACGTGGGGCAAAATCTAGTGGCTTATtagcctttttgttttctttgactGCCTTCTTCTTGTCATTAATGTCAGGCTTTGGGGTAAAGCTGGATCCAGAGATAAATGAAAGAACAGAGTCTGATTCTGATGACGGCTCCTGTGACTTTGAAGCTTGTAATTTCGTGATTATCGTATTTGCACCCTCCTGTATTGCCCGCCATTCAACACTGTTGAGATCTGAATCTTTATCAGATGCCATTTCTTCACTGTCCAGATCATCTTCAGGACCCCAATGCCCAGTTTCCTTTTGAgaaattttctgtttttgtttagccTCACCTTTCCTTTTTCTAATGGcttgctttttcttttgctttggcATAGCTGATGTTATGCATTTTAACAAAAGATCATCTTCTGAGTCCAGGCTGACAGAACTCGGTGAAGTGTTGtcttcatatttattttggCCTTTCTGGGTTTTTATCATACATTTGCCTGTGCTGGATgttacattgtatttatttcttaactTTACATGTTGAGATTTTCCCTGTTCCTCATACATCTCAACATCACTCAAAGAGCTAAGAGACGAGCTGAGAGAGTAACATGGTGGTGCTTCTTCCATAATAAGATTTTGCTTGATCCTGTGAAACCCGTTTTTCTGAAAATTGTCCACACGACCTTTTGAAACAggatatattacattatttttgtttaaattattaaactgtTTCTGTCTTCCTCTTGCCATCACCTTGCCACTGTTATCCATGTCATTAACATGGAAGCTGTACATGGCTTCCACTTTTGCTGCGGGATGATGCATGGACTGAAAAGCTGCATTTTCTTGTGCTTTACTTCTAGAGTATGATTTCTGACTTTGGTACACCTCTTTACTTTGCTTCCTGATTGGAAGTGCGATTTGGGGCATGCTTTGTGACAAACACTGTCCCTGCTTTTGTATTTGTCTGACTGGGGATTGGCTTTGGACTCTTTGCTGAGTCATCTTTGCTGCCATTTCCTTACTTTGTACAAGTAATCTTTGGGTAGGAgttgtatgtttaatagtttTGTTAACTTGATTTGTCACTATTTTAGACTGACATGCCATTTTAGACGATTTATGGAAACGAGAGAAGAGACGTAGTTCTTCAATTCTTTTTGCCTCTGTATCAATAAGCTCCTGCGTCTCTTTACTTCTGGCCCGCCAGTCTCTTGATCCTTTTACTTTAAGGGGGTACTGAAGAGTCTCATCACTTAAGGAAGTGGTGCTTGAGAAATAAACAGGAGTACCTTCAGCGGAATCAGTGTAAGAAGAATCATCATGATGAATATCTTTTGGAGACATTCCAACCATTCGCCCAGAACCCATCTGATTGTTATTGTTCTGAAGCACCATGTACACTGGTAACTGCACAGATCTTCGAGCTTGGGTGTTAAGTACTTGGTTTGTGAGTGTAGACATTAAAGCAGGTCTTACTTTTTTAAACCTTGAGGGCATGGCCGAATTGATGCACTCTTTCAGAATTTCAATATCATCGTCTGAGTTGCCCTCACTGTACTGATCTTGATCCATACATGATGGATAATCAGTGGGATTTCTCTTACCAGAGTATACTGGGTCATTTTCTTGTTGATTTAACAATGGAGTAAGTTTAAGCTCTACATCTTTTTGGACATAGTGCTCATGCAGAGGAAGGGCACTAAGGCTAGATGCACAAGAAAAGTTCTCTAATGGTTTTTCAACAGTGAAGTAAATCATTGTATCTAGGTCTTGTGGCAAGTTGAACCTTTCCTTCAAGTCAGCAATTTCCATGAATTTATGCAAGCCATTTTCCCACTGGCCTCCAATACCACTAATATTTTGCTGCTCTGGTCCACTTGCTTCAGCACAGCATGGAGTCTTACTCCGACTTGGTGGCATGGTTTGTCCTGGACTGTCTGGGAGATCACTTGGACTCACAGTTCCGCTTATCATTTCACTACAAGGATCACTTTGTATAGAACTTGCAATTGATGGCGACTCAAAGCTACCCAGTGAACTAACCGAGCTACAACGACTCATCACAAGTGGCGTCTCATGAATATAGTTCTCTGAGGAACTAGATGGAGTCCTGTCCTCGTGTATGACTGTTGATGCTTGCCTAAGAAACGTCTTTTCATGTCTAAGGGGAATCTGTATAGGATCAGAAATACTGCTAGTAGTGGGGCACGTTTTCTGGTCAGTCATTAGCAATTGACTGTCACTGAGATCCTCGAGTgtttcatcttcttcttccttcTTAATTATATCACCATCTTCCACCTCAATAATTTCAAGAGAGGAGTCGCTTTCTAAATCATTTTCACTTTGTCCATCAAGGTCTCCATCACCGGAAAAAAGAGAGGACAGAGAGCTACAACGTGAAAAGCAGATTGGTGTATTCTCCACTGAGTACTTCTGTGGTGTCTCTAACTGACCTATTGGGCTTCTTGAAGAACATACAGGAGAGAACTTGCTAATAGTTTCTCCGGTTGTTACATTGGGAACCCACACTTGATTTTTCAGTCCCTGGGATGCCTGAACATTGGTAGCACCAAACATGGCGTTCTGGGTTATAGGGACATGTTGGTAGGATGGAGAAAGCTTAATGGTAGGTAAACTGAGATCAGAAGATACCCTAGTTGATACAGTTGCTGGTGTCGCTATTAAAGGTTCTTGgcttttttcttcctctgtgCTACAGTCCGGCAATTTAAAAGCTTTTGCCATGTCGGAATCTCTTTCGGGTATCTCATTCTGACATATTAATTTGGATAATGTGGCACCACTATTTAGCAATTCCTTGTGTGCCACCTTGAGCTCAAGCTTGTTTGGACGTTTTTGCTCTGTAGGCTTTACGCAACTTTGAATCTGATCATTACAGCAGCCATCACTATTGCTACCACTGTTAAGGCTGTCATTGGATAAACTTGAGTTTACTGTTTTTAGGCGTAACAGAGCATGGGCTTTGGTGAAATGGTCTTTGTGTGAGAATGAATTATCCGATAGACGGCAGGGAGAACAGAGCTTAGCTCGTGCCTCATGGAGATCATCAGGCCCATAGGTCCAATCTGCAAAATGGTCCTCAGAACTGAGACTAAAGCTTTCCTCTGAGGATGTGTGCATCGTAATATCTTCCACTAGCTTATCAATTTTAGCCACTGTGTTGGTAATCttttttgctaatttttcaGCTGCCATGGTCACCTCATCATCAGGAGGATGTGTCTTTTTATCCTCTGCTTGTACTGACTCCATATCTCTCTCAGGTTCTCCCTCCCTCCTGCGTGGCTGATTCTGAAGAAAGTTTGAGTTATTCAGAAACATAGAGAGCATGGAAAATGTTCCTGTTTCTATGTTACTCGAAACATTTGGGgcctcatcatcatcaaaacatCCAGAATCAGAAGCATAGTCCTTGGCCAAGCTTTCAATATGGCGGAGAGGCTTGTTAATGTGCCTCGGGCTTTGCTTCTCAATTGAATCAAATGTTTCTGCCAGGTGCTTTGCATCTAGCTCAGCCTCCAGTGCTTTTTGCTTTCTCATATAGAGTGAGGGCATACAGGAGCCTGGTGAAATCACAGCAGTATCTTTATATTTAAGAGGACGGTTCGTGAGAAGGTTTCTTAGGGCAGCAGCACTTCCCATGGCTATCATCTTGTGCTTTGAATGAATGAGATTACGTAGCATGCTAACAGCTCCTAGGTCCCATAGCAGTTCTTGGTCTTTTGGACTTCGAGCTGACAGATTCCAAAGGGTTCCACATGCATTGCTCACAATTGTTAAACTGTGTGATCGCAGGTGTTGTAACAAAGTCTGCAGGCAATTGTGATCCCTGAGGACTTGTCTGGTgagaagaaaaagggaaaattaGTGCTGCAATTCAAACAAGGACTTGAATAAAATCTTAGCCTAATAAGAGTTCAGCGTAGTACCTGTAATCGTCACGGGTAGCAATAAGACTGGATACATTACGCAGGATACCTCCACCACTTTCAATAATTGCCAGGGAGTTGGTCTGACAGTGGTAGGTAAGGGTACTGACCAAAAATCCTAGCGCACCATCGACTGAGCAAATTGCCATCTTATTTTCAGTGCTATGTGCTGATAAATTCCATAAAGCacttaaaacactttttagAGTGGACTCCtgtgtaaagaaataaagcaggAGGTTTAATACATAGTTGTATGCAAACATTATTACTTTTATCCATTAATACTTCTGCTTTACCTTTGTAGCCTGAAGCGCACATGTCATTAGCGCTGATACACTGCCAACATCACGAAGTGCTCTCTTACTGGTGATATCAGCACGCCATGAAAGGTTCCTAAGAATACTTGAGACCACCTTTAGGAAAGGATATGCAGCAAATTTACTAATGCcatatgaataaaacatttccttaaaatggaattttaaatgaaacatctgATTACCTGATGTAACTCTTCACTATCAGATGCCAGTTGTGCAACAATAGCTTGAAGACAGCATTTTTTAGAGCAAAGTGTAGCctgaaatttttatatatatataaaaaatgtcaatATAAAATGCCATAcaattattttgctttaaaatgaatCTGTTATGTTTAAGTGTACCTTATTTACAACATCGCCATACGTAAGGTTAGTGAGGGCCATCCCAGCATACCTTCGCAAGGCCATGTTCATAGGCTcattttgcaaaccatacagtTCCTGTTCCAGTTGCATAAGCTCTGCAATAGCCTGAAGTCCACCTGAAACAGACAGCACTGCATTGAGCTCTTTGCCAACATACGGTGCTAGTACCTGTGCACCTCCAAAACAGAAATCTGAGCATCCAGCAAAAATGCTAGTCCCTACATGATAAAGATTTCCTttaatttcctttatttatttaacattgtaCTCTGTGTATCCTGATATTCTGATAGCAATATTTCAAAGTTGGTAAATAAATCAATGATAATATGATCAAATATATgctatatttatattcattccTAAAGTGATTCGACAGATGATTTATCTAAAAAGACTAAATATTCCTGATTACCAAGTTCATTCATGGCCCTTCGATAGTCCTCCTCAAAGGAAAGTTTCATTATGGCACAAATTGCCTGGCAAATTTGGGGATCCAGGGGCTCTGGGATGTCTGTGTAGTTTGAATTAAGAAAAGCATTGTCAGTATAACAGACAGGacaacagttttattaaacCTTATTATATTAGATTGTTCTGATTTTCTGCACTTACCTGTCGTCGTTGTACCATTAGGTGATGGGGTTCCTATGTGGTTCTCAATCCAATCCCAGCCATTCTCACAGTGCGAGCGTATTTGCTCCAAAACATGCAGTACTCTCATCTCACGCCGTGCTTGGCCCTCATCAGGCTGTGAGTACACGATGTTGTGCAGAGCAGCACTAGCCCGGGATCGAGCCTCTCGGCTGCAGCCTGTGGCATCAGGAGTCTTTCCTGTACTTacatcatgcagtatttgcacaAGCAAAGGGACACAGCCAGATTTGCGCATAGCGATGCAGCTTTCCTGAGAGCTGGACATGGCTAACAAGACACGGGACATCTCCTCTCGATCTCTAGAGGCTAGCATAGACAGCAGCCAGAACATCATCTCCACCTAAAGAGTGGAAAACAATATTTAGCTTTTTaagaaaagtataaataaataataatttcccCACGATGCAGTATTCTGACTGATGCAGTTATAAATTACAACTCTGAGCTATTGTTTGAAACATATCgagcaaatatacagtataattatatttcttaaaCACCACTGGGACAGagtatatactttttaaaatgttacagtGATTAATGCTATGGGCTTTGGAAGTACTCTTTATACATGTAAATTGATATAGTGGTTTTAAAATTAGTATGACTAATGTATAGTAAAACATGTTAGTGTCATACTTTGTTCCCGGCTTCTCCGGGTGCCTCCATAGTGCTAGTGCCTGCTCCGCTTTCCATTTCGGGGATTGGTGCTTTGGAAAGGCTGTCAGCATTCTGGGAATAAAAAGATACACATGTGTTTGTTATGCTTTTAATTATAAgtattatctttgtgtaatgttattaataacaaaaatataaaatagtgaAATACAAGATACAGAAAAGATCCATTGCATTCTACAgtcacattaaaatgttttaactataATATTTGCATATGGCAACCAAGGCAAGTCCCCTGACAGTCAAGGCAGCAAATCCACCCTTTCATCCACAAGCCAATCACTATGGCAACCTTTACGGTGGTATGGGATGGGGAGACATGTGGTCCTTAGAGGACTATCCAGACTAATGTGCATTTTGCACTGAATATCCACAACATGATCAGGGGTGGATTTAATGGAAGTACAAAAGATTTGTAGTTTGTACAGTTCAGTACTAAGTAGTCTTCTTGTCTTAAGAAGATGGTTTGTTTATCCATATGACTTTTTATTCAAGTTgactattttatattttatatcctGAAACATTCTTATCATATGTTGTACcaatagtagtaataattgCAAATATTATTAACTATGTTTTACCAGTTTGATTAAATCTCCACAGGGTTGTAGAAAATTGTAGGAGAATTTCCTTTACAATAAATTTCAATGTGTACTTTATATGTCTGTACATTCTCTGTTCGTCAATTCCATCCTCATGGTGAAAAATACATAGCTCTAAAATTCAAGATGTAAAATGTCATCTAATTGGGTAACAAATAATGCAATATGACTAGTTGCGATTAAAAGACAatactattaaataaataacattgattaaaaAAGTAGTGTTTTGTTATGCGCCATGAAAAAGTAATACTGGGGCTAGAGCACTTATGCCTATGCTTGGGTTAGGAAATATAATAGTCTTACTTGATTCTCTGCCTGGACAATCTTCTCTTGGGGACAGCGCGAGCCTTGTGCCTCCTGTAGCTCCTTATCCAGCTGCTCCAGCCGGGTCACACGGATCTGCAGGGACATACAGGATTACAGCTCATTAAATTGACTAAAGCCAGAGGAGAGTGATTTACTTAAAGATAATTATCAAGACTGTGTGACTAGACTTATATACATTTGCCCAACTATTATAGTGAAGCTAATAAACTCTCCTGTAGACTAATCTGTCATACACATATGAACAGATTACTACGCTCAGATGCCTCATtgaatatatatgaaatatatatatttaatgatatttacTTGTGTCCTCTGAACCATTTCATCACTGGTCCCAAAACGTTCTTCCATGACTGATCGCAGTTGCTGGACCTCAAATTCTAACTGCTGGCGAATAAGGTCCATTTGTATGGAGAACTGAGACACAGAATGGAAACATTGTATAGAGATACATTCTTTATAGCTACATTGTGGTATAAATCTTAATAGTGGAACAGTTATTGCATTAAATCAAAGAcaaacatatttataaaaaaacaatgacacAGAACATATCTCCTACCGTGTCGATTCGCGGCAGCTCTGTCAGCCTCTGAGAAAGCCCCTGCAGCTGAGAATAATACCAGCGGCGCTCTTTCTCCTCTTTTTCAATTTCATTCAACAGCATGGTTCTATAAATATCCAAAATGTTATTCAAAGATTAATAAAATccatattaaataaacacactttttaTAAACATCCACTATATAATCCATGGCCACTTTCATAGGCAAACCTATTCATGCACTCAAAAGCTGGTTTGCGTATTTCACCTAATTTTATTCACAGAGTTTACAGAGaattgtgtaaaaaacaaataacaacaacaatattttgTGAGCATTAGTTCTAGTGGTAGAACTCTTGTTAATGAGGACAGTCTGAGAAGAATAATGAGACTtataaccactctttacaaaTGTTGTGAGTGGAAAAGCATCTCTGTATGCACGGGTCATTGAACCTCGAGGTGGATGAGCAACAACAGAATAAGTCCACATCAATCAATTTGAGCACAGTACAACACAATGGGCACATACTCAGATTAAGGGTGTATTTTTCATCCTATTCTAACATGGAGTGGACAGTAATTTAACCTGTAACTGTCTGAactgtgctgctgccacatgatggGCTGACTGCGAGACTGCATAAATGAATAGACACACAGTTGTTCCTATTACAGTGGATATTACGTATCATACCATGGATTTTACTAAATAGTTCTTCTGGATAATCATAATACTTAAATCTTGCCTCTCTTTGCGGAGCTCCTCTAGGTGCTGGGCAGTGACACGGCCCTCTCCTGTGACAGCTGGGTGAAGGTGTGTGGGGTGAACAGCCGTACCCTCACCAGACACAGTAGAGCACTGGTGGGATGACGAGCAGACAGAGCTCCTTGATCTGCTGATGCTGGATGATGTGAGTTGCATTCTGTCCTCTCCATCATTCGTTTGGTTGGCAAGGGTCTCTGAGAACGGACGCAGGTTGTGTGGCTGGTACTTGAGCTCATAATAGCTAGTCAAGTCCATATGCAGCTCTGTgaatacatttcattttttttttctagttaaactCTGCTTGCACTGATGCTGTATTGAAGTTCTGATCTACATTTATAATGTGACAGGTTTATTGAATCAATTtggaataaaattataaattctaTATTACTGTTGTCATATAATGaacaagaaaacataaaaaatgtaaagatgataattttttatttatttttgaattgaATGAAGATTTCTGCTACCTTTTAGCTGGTCCAACACATCCGCTCTGCCTGAAGAGGCGAGAGTGCAGGCTTCCTGGTCAAGTTTGCCTTGCAGATGCTTCAAAACCTCCTAAAATAGCAAAACAGATGTTCAATTATTATG is part of the Clarias gariepinus isolate MV-2021 ecotype Netherlands chromosome 15, CGAR_prim_01v2, whole genome shotgun sequence genome and harbors:
- the apc2 gene encoding adenomatous polyposis coli protein 2; protein product: MMSNSVASYDQLVRQVEDLRKENSHLRRELEDNSHHLSKLENETSDMKEVLKHLQGKLDQEACTLASSGRADVLDQLKELHMDLTSYYELKYQPHNLRPFSETLANQTNDGEDRMQLTSSSISRSRSSVCSSSHQCSTVSGEGTAVHPTHLHPAVTGEGRVTAQHLEELRKERTMLLNEIEKEEKERRWYYSQLQGLSQRLTELPRIDTFSIQMDLIRQQLEFEVQQLRSVMEERFGTSDEMVQRTQIRVTRLEQLDKELQEAQGSRCPQEKIVQAENQNADSLSKAPIPEMESGAGTSTMEAPGEAGNKVEMMFWLLSMLASRDREEMSRVLLAMSSSQESCIAMRKSGCVPLLVQILHDVSTGKTPDATGCSREARSRASAALHNIVYSQPDEGQARREMRVLHVLEQIRSHCENGWDWIENHIGTPSPNGTTTTDIPEPLDPQICQAICAIMKLSFEEDYRRAMNELGGLQAIAELMQLEQELYGLQNEPMNMALRRYAGMALTNLTYGDVVNKATLCSKKCCLQAIVAQLASDSEELHQVVSSILRNLSWRADITSKRALRDVGSVSALMTCALQATKESTLKSVLSALWNLSAHSTENKMAICSVDGALGFLVSTLTYHCQTNSLAIIESGGGILRNVSSLIATRDDYRQVLRDHNCLQTLLQHLRSHSLTIVSNACGTLWNLSARSPKDQELLWDLGAVSMLRNLIHSKHKMIAMGSAAALRNLLTNRPLKYKDTAVISPGSCMPSLYMRKQKALEAELDAKHLAETFDSIEKQSPRHINKPLRHIESLAKDYASDSGCFDDDEAPNVSSNIETGTFSMLSMFLNNSNFLQNQPRRREGEPERDMESVQAEDKKTHPPDDEVTMAAEKLAKKITNTVAKIDKLVEDITMHTSSEESFSLSSEDHFADWTYGPDDLHEARAKLCSPCRLSDNSFSHKDHFTKAHALLRLKTVNSSLSNDSLNSGSNSDGCCNDQIQSCVKPTEQKRPNKLELKVAHKELLNSGATLSKLICQNEIPERDSDMAKAFKLPDCSTEEEKSQEPLIATPATVSTRVSSDLSLPTIKLSPSYQHVPITQNAMFGATNVQASQGLKNQVWVPNVTTGETISKFSPVCSSRSPIGQLETPQKYSVENTPICFSRCSSLSSLFSGDGDLDGQSENDLESDSSLEIIEVEDGDIIKKEEEDETLEDLSDSQLLMTDQKTCPTTSSISDPIQIPLRHEKTFLRQASTVIHEDRTPSSSSENYIHETPLVMSRCSSVSSLGSFESPSIASSIQSDPCSEMISGTVSPSDLPDSPGQTMPPSRSKTPCCAEASGPEQQNISGIGGQWENGLHKFMEIADLKERFNLPQDLDTMIYFTVEKPLENFSCASSLSALPLHEHYVQKDVELKLTPLLNQQENDPVYSGKRNPTDYPSCMDQDQYSEGNSDDDIEILKECINSAMPSRFKKVRPALMSTLTNQVLNTQARRSVQLPVYMVLQNNNNQMGSGRMVGMSPKDIHHDDSSYTDSAEGTPVYFSSTTSLSDETLQYPLKVKGSRDWRARSKETQELIDTEAKRIEELRLFSRFHKSSKMACQSKIVTNQVNKTIKHTTPTQRLLVQSKEMAAKMTQQRVQSQSPVRQIQKQGQCLSQSMPQIALPIRKQSKEVYQSQKSYSRSKAQENAAFQSMHHPAAKVEAMYSFHVNDMDNSGKVMARGRQKQFNNLNKNNVIYPVSKGRVDNFQKNGFHRIKQNLIMEEAPPCYSLSSSLSSLSDVEMYEEQGKSQHVKLRNKYNVTSSTGKCMIKTQKGQNKYEDNTSPSSVSLDSEDDLLLKCITSAMPKQKKKQAIRKRKGEAKQKQKISQKETGHWGPEDDLDSEEMASDKDSDLNSVEWRAIQEGANTIITKLQASKSQEPSSESDSVLSFISGSSFTPKPDINDKKKAVKENKKANKPLDFAPRKPVANLPVVLRGRTVIYTPKKEKTLSQRPPPKKVTPKPDAPKNPSLAQHRSRSLHRLGHLSDSTQLSLPKRSSTPPARIPKSSSSGSSQSSTPSRQPQKNVIPGTQTIKQNKKTVTSDPDSPPDITRGISIANQNPRSADNKTQKSPVRIPFMQNSSRAISPLVTNQLTSISRQNSQLSGRRISPANRLDLVRMTSAHSGSGESDHNGFLRQLTFIKESRQNGPCSRSVPTSKHVSPRRTCPGAPAVFLCSSRCQELKPAVQGPNKKQGPQEPRNGHEQGILKQGVALPRANSSDNNFTVKRPARRTSSESPSRVPQRTVHKPDLRETREDTFKRYSSSPSINVLSRVTSRSSLRSSSSDSSVRAKSEKDTKQRQNRAGSRNNNNKVTWRRIRDEDVPQILKSTLPPNALPLVPSPEGHKPMPPPLPGKLPTITLISRKTSDATVQTEEVSTNKTNSSTSPTIENGSMISEEIAKMAVLRRISLASGNMQDGDSDGSLKTYSTASTSTFQSVESSHSGIIGPFRASAPSKAARVTPFNYVPSPMAYCSPETYSQATIPEKTGEKLES